The Gemmatimonadaceae bacterium genome has a segment encoding these proteins:
- a CDS encoding RNA polymerase sigma factor RpoD/SigA gives MAAGRIASKKSSFDEGSLDQYLRDISAYPLIAREEEVFLAQRIRTGDQDALDKLVRSNLRFVVSVAKKYQNQGVSLSDLINEGNLGLIRAAHKFDETKGIKFISYAVWWIRQAILQALAEQSRIVRVPLNRAGTLHRIGKRANSLLQELGREATHAEIAEGMDITEEEVAKTMSISQAHLSLDAPLTPGEDNKLLDYLPDNLNPTPDEQTFEKALTESIEEALSSLKEREAKILRLYFGLDGEEPMTLEQIGSLLGITRERVRQIKEKALSRLRHVSRARALESYLG, from the coding sequence GTGGCTGCCGGACGTATCGCATCCAAGAAGTCGTCGTTCGACGAAGGTTCGCTCGACCAGTACCTGCGCGACATCAGCGCGTATCCGCTCATTGCGCGCGAGGAGGAGGTGTTCCTCGCGCAGCGGATTCGCACCGGTGACCAGGACGCGCTGGACAAGCTGGTGCGCTCCAACCTGCGCTTCGTCGTCTCGGTCGCGAAGAAGTACCAGAACCAGGGGGTCTCGCTCTCGGACCTCATCAACGAGGGGAATCTCGGCCTCATTCGCGCGGCCCACAAATTCGACGAGACCAAGGGGATCAAGTTCATCTCGTACGCGGTGTGGTGGATCCGCCAGGCGATCCTCCAGGCGCTGGCCGAACAGTCGCGCATCGTGCGCGTCCCGCTCAACCGCGCCGGCACGCTGCACCGCATCGGCAAGCGCGCCAACTCGCTGTTGCAGGAACTGGGGCGCGAGGCGACACACGCCGAGATCGCCGAGGGGATGGACATCACCGAAGAGGAAGTCGCCAAGACGATGTCGATCTCGCAGGCGCACCTCTCGCTGGATGCGCCGCTGACGCCGGGCGAGGACAACAAGCTCCTCGACTACCTCCCCGACAACCTCAACCCGACGCCCGACGAGCAGACGTTCGAGAAGGCGCTCACCGAGTCCATCGAGGAGGCGCTCTCGTCGCTCAAGGAGCGCGAGGCGAAGATCCTCCGCCTCTACTTCGGCCTGGACGGCGAGGAGCCGATGACGCTGGAGCAGATCGGCTCGTTGTTAGGCATCACCCGCGAGCGCGTGCGGCAGATCAAGGAGAAGGCACTGTCGCGGCTGCGGCACGTGTCGCGGGCGCGGGCCCTCGAGTCGTACCTTGGCTGA
- a CDS encoding YajQ family cyclic di-GMP-binding protein has translation MAQLNSFDVTTGVDLQEVDNAVNQAGKEIATRYDFKGSKAAIDFNRTDGKLVLTAEDDFRMRALFDILQSKLIKRGVPVKNLDVGDTKEAGGDTVRKDIGLKMSLDSETAKKVSAAIKDAKLKKVQAAIQGDQVRVSSPSRDDLQLAIALLRSTDFGVELKFGNYR, from the coding sequence ATGGCCCAGCTCAATTCGTTCGACGTCACGACCGGCGTCGACCTGCAGGAAGTCGACAACGCCGTGAACCAGGCGGGAAAGGAGATCGCCACGCGCTACGACTTCAAGGGGTCGAAGGCGGCGATCGACTTCAACCGCACCGACGGGAAGCTCGTCCTCACCGCCGAGGACGACTTCAGGATGCGCGCACTCTTCGACATCCTGCAGAGCAAGCTGATCAAGCGCGGCGTCCCGGTGAAGAACCTCGACGTTGGCGACACCAAGGAGGCCGGCGGCGACACGGTGCGCAAGGACATCGGGCTCAAGATGTCGCTCGACTCCGAGACGGCGAAGAAGGTCTCCGCCGCCATCAAGGACGCCAAGCTCAAGAAGGTGCAGGCGGCCATCCAGGGTGACCAGGTGCGGGTCAGTTCGCCGTCGCGCGACGACTTGCAGCTGGCCATCGCCCTCCTGCGCTCCACCGACTTCGGCGTCGAGCTCAAGTTCGGCAACTACCGTTAG
- a CDS encoding DUF4105 domain-containing protein, protein MRRAFARSLSALLLPPVLALASILAPTLAPAIAQAQEPTAPATAPAVGQPSDAPPGSELEVYVMTMGQGDLLWERFGHNALGIRDTRTGTDVVFNWGMFSFEQPGFLPRFLRGEMRYWMAGFDATQMLLAYQRDNRSVSVQRLNLTAAQKDSLRRFVFWNSQDEHKFYRYDYYRDNCSTRVRDAIDRVIGGAIRRASDTVVTSMTYRDHSLRLMDGMFWTRTGIDLALGHPTDRRISSWEAMFIPMEFQRRLRDIRVPDVNGQLVPLVVSEQELFTATRPPELTTVPSLALGGFALGVIVAILCYLAGFRVAGARWAATLAFVWGAVAGILGLLLLLLWVATQHVAAHANQNLFFINPLWLAVATLLPFVGSSRRWRDALLHVVRVLALLSVVGAIVALTPWGQPSGAIAAYAAPVNVAMYFLVLRVVYLAQQRVNRDAAHLARLSHSAPRR, encoded by the coding sequence GTGAGAAGGGCGTTCGCGCGATCGCTGTCCGCGCTCCTGCTGCCGCCGGTCCTCGCCCTGGCATCGATACTGGCACCGACGTTGGCGCCGGCGATCGCGCAGGCGCAGGAGCCGACCGCACCGGCCACGGCGCCGGCGGTCGGCCAGCCATCCGACGCGCCGCCCGGGAGCGAGCTCGAAGTCTATGTCATGACGATGGGGCAGGGCGACCTGCTGTGGGAACGGTTCGGGCACAACGCGTTAGGCATCCGCGACACGCGCACCGGGACCGACGTGGTGTTCAACTGGGGGATGTTCTCGTTCGAGCAGCCCGGCTTCCTCCCGCGCTTCCTGCGCGGCGAGATGCGCTACTGGATGGCGGGGTTCGACGCCACGCAGATGCTCCTCGCCTACCAGCGGGACAATCGTTCCGTCTCGGTCCAGCGCCTCAACCTCACCGCGGCGCAGAAGGACTCGCTGCGGCGCTTCGTCTTCTGGAACTCGCAGGACGAGCACAAGTTCTACCGCTACGACTATTACCGCGACAACTGCTCCACGCGCGTGCGCGACGCGATCGACCGCGTCATCGGCGGCGCCATCAGGCGCGCCAGCGACACGGTCGTGACGTCGATGACGTATCGCGACCATTCGTTGCGGCTGATGGACGGCATGTTCTGGACACGCACCGGGATCGACCTCGCCCTCGGCCACCCGACCGATCGCCGCATCTCGTCGTGGGAGGCGATGTTCATCCCGATGGAGTTCCAGCGCCGGTTGCGCGACATCCGCGTCCCCGACGTCAACGGGCAGCTCGTCCCCCTCGTCGTCTCGGAGCAGGAGCTGTTCACCGCCACGCGCCCCCCGGAACTGACCACCGTGCCCTCGCTCGCGCTGGGTGGGTTCGCGCTTGGCGTGATCGTGGCGATCCTCTGCTACCTGGCGGGTTTTCGCGTCGCCGGCGCCAGGTGGGCCGCGACTCTCGCCTTCGTGTGGGGCGCAGTCGCCGGCATACTCGGCCTCCTGCTCCTGCTGCTGTGGGTGGCGACGCAGCACGTCGCGGCGCATGCCAACCAGAACCTGTTCTTCATCAACCCGCTCTGGCTCGCGGTGGCGACGCTCCTCCCGTTCGTGGGGAGCTCGCGCCGCTGGCGTGACGCGCTCCTCCACGTCGTGCGCGTGCTCGCGCTGCTTTCTGTCGTTGGGGCCATCGTTGCTCTCACGCCATGGGGACAGCCGTCGGGCGCCATCGCCGCCTATGCCGCGCCGGTGAACGTCGCCATGTACTTCCTCGTCCTGCGCGTCGTCTACCTCGCCCAGCAGCGCGTCAATCGCGACGCCGCACACCTGGCGCGCCTCTCGCACTCGGCGCCGCGCCGATGA
- a CDS encoding SpoIID/LytB domain-containing protein, which translates to MPAVPAAPAEPAAPPAPGRDVRVVVGSVTGDAVPGATGAWVLRDAWGRTHARGSTPPDLVLERRNRRVRAVIGGGTRATAWSEEPLVLESDAAGSAVTWEGRRYRGVLAFTPVDTALLVVNRLPLEAYLRGVVPLELGVRSPNDASALEAQAIAARSYTAVRMREGERRPFDLTDDAWDQVYGGMEAEHPIADASVEATQGLVLTWRGEVVRAPYHSTCGGATIAATEAWSGVRDEPWLRGVSDARSPAEGGGAWCDRSPRFHWERSFDRRALDDAVERYVRAQGAGMLVAGGAVRGARIEARTRSGRVAALVLETDGGNVRLAGTTLRTTLRNARGEILNSTYFSLEPVIGRDGRLMQLTLRGTGNGHGVGMCQWGAIGRARSGHDARAILTAYFPGTEVERLR; encoded by the coding sequence GTGCCAGCAGTGCCCGCCGCGCCAGCGGAGCCAGCCGCGCCACCAGCGCCGGGGCGCGACGTTCGCGTGGTGGTTGGCTCGGTGACTGGCGACGCGGTGCCCGGCGCCACCGGTGCGTGGGTCTTGCGCGACGCTTGGGGGAGAACGCATGCCCGGGGGAGCACGCCGCCGGATCTCGTCCTGGAGCGGCGCAACCGTCGCGTGCGCGCCGTCATTGGCGGCGGGACGCGCGCCACCGCGTGGAGCGAGGAGCCGCTCGTCCTGGAGAGCGACGCCGCCGGATCGGCGGTCACCTGGGAGGGGAGGCGCTATCGCGGCGTGCTCGCCTTCACCCCGGTCGATACTGCGCTCCTCGTCGTGAATCGCCTCCCGCTCGAGGCGTACCTGCGCGGCGTGGTCCCCCTCGAGCTCGGGGTCAGGTCGCCTAACGATGCATCGGCGCTCGAGGCGCAGGCCATCGCGGCACGCAGCTATACCGCGGTCCGGATGCGCGAGGGCGAGCGTCGCCCCTTCGACCTCACCGACGATGCATGGGACCAGGTCTACGGCGGGATGGAGGCGGAGCACCCCATTGCCGATGCGTCGGTCGAGGCCACGCAGGGACTCGTCCTCACCTGGCGCGGCGAGGTGGTCCGCGCGCCGTACCACTCCACGTGCGGCGGCGCGACCATCGCCGCGACCGAGGCCTGGAGCGGGGTGCGCGACGAGCCCTGGCTGCGCGGGGTGTCGGATGCGCGCAGTCCCGCGGAGGGGGGCGGCGCGTGGTGTGATCGCTCGCCGCGCTTTCACTGGGAGCGGAGCTTTGACCGGCGCGCGCTGGACGATGCGGTGGAGCGCTACGTGCGCGCCCAGGGGGCGGGAATGCTCGTCGCTGGCGGCGCGGTGCGCGGCGCACGCATCGAGGCGCGCACGCGCTCGGGGCGCGTGGCGGCGCTGGTTCTCGAGACCGATGGCGGGAACGTGAGGCTCGCGGGGACGACGCTGCGCACCACGCTGCGCAATGCACGTGGCGAGATCCTGAACTCGACCTATTTTTCGCTCGAGCCGGTAATTGGGCGTGACGGCCGGCTCATGCAGCTGACGCTTCGGGGAACCGGTAACGGCCACGGCGTCGGGATGTGCCAATGGGGAGCGATCGGCCGCGCGCGCTCGGGGCACGACGCGCGTGCCATCCTCACGGCGTACTTTCCCGGCACCGAGGTCGAACGGCTGCGCTGA
- a CDS encoding hydantoinase/oxoprolinase family protein, which produces MSHSIGIDVGGTFTDLVAVSLDDGAVRAGKVLSTPQDQSLGVEEALRTQAPPAAAVTRIVHGTTVVTNMLLERRGARVALCATNGATDLLELRRQERASLYDLSAQHPAPLVDASQVVAVHERLEPGAEPRPLTDAEARRVAEQVAALSPDIVAVSLLHAYADARHELQLAEAISTRLPGVDVVCSSHVLPEIREYERTATTACEAYARPGVRRYLDNLTGRVASLGMPAPGVVSSSGGMREALDAARHAASLALSGPAGGVAGAALVARLAGFERALSIDIGGTSADVGLILDGEPLVEAGGSVAGVPIALPRVLVETVSAGGGSLGWVDDGGALRVGPRSAGALPGPVAFARGGTQATLTDAHVALENIRADRLARDVRLDADGARAAVARLATALGADAARTAQAMIATADAEMARALRRVSVERGVDPRGCVLVAFGGGGPLHACALAGRLGMTRILVPPHAGVLSALGLAVAPERRLGMVSVMATLDALPAGELARLALDAERRAGGSGTPQFVARIRYRGQGHELEVPVAPGEEGEVVSARFARAHLARYGFVLETPIEMVSLRCTTSTDAPAVSLRRRGPNRWREGTFVDDGGALATTVTGRAVIALPDATLLVAEGWRARSLDMGGWLLEQDASP; this is translated from the coding sequence ATGAGCCACTCCATCGGCATCGACGTCGGCGGCACCTTCACCGACCTGGTGGCCGTCTCGCTCGACGACGGCGCGGTGCGCGCCGGCAAGGTCCTGTCCACGCCGCAGGACCAGAGCCTGGGAGTGGAGGAGGCGCTGCGCACGCAGGCGCCGCCGGCGGCTGCCGTGACGCGCATCGTGCACGGAACCACCGTCGTGACCAACATGCTCCTGGAGCGGCGCGGCGCCCGGGTGGCGCTCTGCGCGACGAACGGTGCGACCGACCTGCTCGAACTCCGGCGCCAGGAGCGTGCATCGCTGTACGACCTCTCGGCGCAGCATCCGGCACCGCTGGTCGATGCCTCGCAGGTGGTGGCGGTGCACGAGCGCCTCGAGCCGGGCGCCGAGCCGCGCCCCCTGACGGACGCCGAGGCGCGACGCGTGGCCGAGCAGGTCGCGGCGCTTTCGCCCGACATCGTGGCCGTCTCGCTGCTGCATGCGTACGCCGACGCCCGCCACGAATTGCAACTGGCGGAAGCGATCTCGACGCGCCTCCCCGGCGTCGACGTGGTGTGCTCGTCGCACGTCCTTCCCGAGATTCGCGAATACGAACGGACGGCGACCACGGCGTGCGAGGCGTACGCGCGTCCCGGGGTGCGCCGCTATCTCGACAACCTCACCGGGCGCGTGGCGTCGCTGGGGATGCCGGCCCCCGGCGTGGTGTCGTCCAGCGGCGGGATGCGCGAGGCGCTCGACGCCGCGCGCCACGCGGCCTCGCTCGCCCTCTCCGGGCCCGCGGGAGGGGTGGCGGGTGCGGCGCTCGTGGCGCGATTGGCGGGCTTCGAGCGCGCGCTGTCGATCGACATTGGCGGGACCAGTGCCGATGTGGGGCTCATCCTCGATGGCGAGCCGCTGGTGGAGGCGGGGGGGAGCGTTGCCGGCGTCCCCATCGCGCTTCCGCGGGTGCTGGTCGAGACCGTCTCGGCCGGCGGCGGATCGTTAGGGTGGGTCGACGATGGCGGGGCGCTGCGTGTGGGGCCGCGCAGCGCCGGCGCCCTCCCCGGGCCGGTCGCCTTTGCGCGCGGCGGGACGCAGGCGACCCTCACCGACGCCCACGTGGCGCTGGAGAACATCCGTGCCGATCGCCTGGCGCGCGACGTGCGGCTCGACGCCGACGGCGCCCGCGCCGCCGTGGCCCGGCTCGCCACCGCGTTAGGCGCCGATGCCGCGCGCACCGCGCAGGCGATGATCGCCACCGCCGACGCCGAGATGGCGCGCGCCCTGCGACGCGTGAGCGTGGAGCGCGGCGTCGACCCGCGTGGCTGCGTCCTCGTCGCCTTCGGTGGCGGCGGGCCGCTGCACGCCTGCGCCCTCGCCGGGCGACTCGGCATGACGCGCATCCTCGTCCCGCCGCACGCCGGCGTGCTCTCCGCGCTCGGTCTGGCCGTCGCCCCCGAACGGCGGCTGGGGATGGTGAGCGTGATGGCGACGCTCGACGCGCTCCCGGCGGGGGAACTGGCGCGGCTGGCGCTGGACGCGGAGCGACGCGCCGGCGGGAGCGGCACCCCGCAGTTTGTGGCGCGCATCCGCTATCGCGGGCAGGGGCACGAGCTGGAGGTGCCCGTTGCGCCTGGCGAAGAGGGCGAGGTGGTGTCGGCGCGTTTTGCCCGTGCCCACCTGGCGCGCTACGGCTTTGTCCTCGAGACGCCGATCGAGATGGTCTCGCTGCGGTGCACCACGTCGACGGACGCTCCTGCCGTCTCGCTCCGGCGACGGGGGCCCAATCGCTGGCGTGAGGGAACGTTCGTCGACGACGGCGGCGCACTCGCCACCACGGTCACCGGCCGCGCCGTCATCGCCCTCCCCGACGCCACGCTCCTCGTCGCCGAAGGCTGGCGCGCCCGCTCGTTGGACATGGGCGGGTGGTTGCTCGAGCAGGACGCCTCCCCCTAG
- the lepB gene encoding signal peptidase I, whose amino-acid sequence MIQRASVGATTPTTAAAAQPSTSMGAGNGALSPAARSTAASEGRGTISQWERDAALDRVNTSRPRVLRTFWEWAKSFQLAVLLFLVIRAFVVEAFKIPSGSMEGTLLVGDFLLVNKMVYGAEVPFTGKRLPAVHLPERGDVIVFQWPVDPTKNFVKRLVGVPGDTLRMEEGVLFRNGVRLQESYVHHSDPGADPAGEEFRWQRDYLVKTAEASIGYHPSRNNWGPLVVPLEHLFVLGDNRDNSLDSRYWGFVPDSLVRGQPMVVYYSYVPDSSARLDFLTRIRWHRLGDRVR is encoded by the coding sequence ATGATCCAGCGCGCGAGCGTCGGGGCAACGACGCCAACCACGGCAGCGGCTGCACAACCGTCCACATCGATGGGTGCCGGGAACGGCGCGCTCTCCCCGGCGGCGCGCTCGACCGCCGCCAGCGAGGGGCGCGGCACCATCTCCCAGTGGGAACGTGACGCCGCGCTGGATCGCGTCAACACGTCGCGGCCGCGCGTCCTGCGCACCTTCTGGGAATGGGCCAAGTCGTTCCAACTCGCCGTCCTCCTCTTCCTGGTGATCCGCGCCTTCGTGGTCGAGGCGTTCAAGATCCCAAGCGGGAGCATGGAGGGAACACTGCTCGTTGGTGACTTCCTGCTCGTGAACAAGATGGTGTACGGCGCCGAGGTCCCGTTCACCGGAAAGCGCCTCCCGGCGGTGCACCTCCCCGAGCGCGGCGACGTGATCGTCTTCCAATGGCCCGTCGACCCGACGAAGAACTTCGTCAAGCGGCTCGTCGGTGTTCCTGGCGACACGCTGCGCATGGAAGAAGGAGTCCTCTTCCGCAACGGTGTGCGGCTGCAGGAGTCGTACGTGCACCACTCCGACCCCGGGGCCGATCCTGCCGGTGAAGAGTTCCGCTGGCAGCGCGACTACCTCGTGAAGACCGCCGAGGCATCGATCGGTTATCATCCGTCGCGCAACAACTGGGGCCCGCTCGTGGTCCCGCTGGAGCACCTCTTCGTCCTCGGCGACAACCGCGACAACTCCCTCGATTCCCGCTACTGGGGATTCGTGCCCGACTCGCTGGTTCGGGGGCAGCCCATGGTGGTCTATTACAGCTACGTTCCCGATTCGTCGGCCCGCCTGGATTTCCTGACCCGCATTCGGTGGCATCGACTCGGCGACCGCGTGCGCTAG
- the rimO gene encoding 30S ribosomal protein S12 methylthiotransferase RimO, with amino-acid sequence MKFSVITLGCDKNTVDSERTIAELVAHGAERTTSTAEADVIVVNTCGFIDAAKRESLEAILEAARHKEAGRCQLVAAVGCMVTRHKEELAESLPEVDLFLSTAESDRLVPELESRGLLSDAPMLHHPGVRLYAGDLPHVRYLKISEGCDHGCAFCAIPLMRGRHRSFALGDVVREAQLLEAQGAREVNLVAQDLAHYGRDVRDGQGLPALLRALLDETSIPWYRLLYIYSAGLTPAMLDLIAREPRLVRYLDIPMQHAADSVLARMRRPERKARQRETLRRLRECIPGVAIRTTVIVGFPGETENEFQELLDFLEEVQLERVGAFTYSPQEGTTAFDMADDVPDEVKRERLERVQEVQRLITADRYESWLGREARVLVDRPSDRASDRASNRAGVVQGRLEAQGDDIDGVTWVTLDGVEASPGTILQVRLDEVVDDYDFAATALRVLDSPAAPAPPRAGRILPVASGSVGSFGR; translated from the coding sequence ATGAAGTTCTCCGTCATCACGTTAGGCTGCGACAAGAACACCGTCGATTCCGAGCGCACCATCGCCGAGCTGGTGGCGCACGGCGCGGAGCGCACCACGTCGACGGCGGAGGCCGACGTGATCGTCGTGAACACGTGCGGTTTCATCGATGCCGCCAAGCGCGAGTCGCTGGAGGCGATCCTCGAGGCGGCGCGGCACAAGGAAGCGGGACGCTGCCAGCTTGTGGCGGCCGTCGGCTGCATGGTGACGCGCCACAAGGAGGAGCTGGCCGAGTCGCTTCCCGAGGTCGACCTCTTCCTCTCGACGGCGGAGTCGGATCGCCTCGTGCCGGAGCTGGAGTCGCGCGGGCTCCTGTCCGATGCGCCGATGCTGCACCACCCCGGCGTTCGACTCTACGCCGGCGACCTCCCGCACGTGCGTTACCTCAAGATCAGCGAGGGGTGCGACCACGGGTGCGCCTTCTGTGCGATTCCGCTGATGCGCGGCCGGCACCGTTCATTCGCGTTAGGCGACGTGGTGCGCGAGGCGCAGCTGCTCGAGGCGCAGGGGGCGCGCGAGGTGAACCTCGTGGCGCAGGACCTGGCGCACTATGGCCGTGACGTGCGCGACGGCCAGGGGCTCCCCGCGCTGTTGCGCGCGCTGCTCGACGAGACGTCGATCCCCTGGTACCGCCTCCTCTACATCTACAGTGCCGGGCTCACGCCGGCGATGCTCGACCTCATCGCCCGTGAGCCGCGCCTCGTGCGCTATCTCGACATCCCCATGCAGCACGCCGCCGACTCCGTGCTCGCCCGCATGCGCCGCCCCGAGCGCAAGGCCAGGCAGCGCGAGACGCTGCGCCGGCTGCGTGAATGCATCCCCGGCGTCGCCATCCGCACCACCGTCATCGTCGGTTTTCCCGGGGAGACCGAGAATGAGTTCCAGGAGCTGCTCGATTTCCTCGAGGAGGTGCAACTGGAGCGCGTGGGAGCATTCACCTATTCGCCGCAGGAAGGGACCACGGCCTTCGACATGGCCGATGACGTCCCCGACGAGGTGAAGCGCGAGCGCCTCGAGCGCGTGCAGGAGGTGCAGCGCCTCATCACGGCGGATCGCTACGAGTCGTGGCTGGGGCGCGAAGCGCGCGTCCTCGTCGATCGCCCGAGCGACCGCGCGAGCGACCGCGCGAGCAACCGCGCCGGCGTGGTGCAAGGGCGACTGGAGGCGCAGGGCGACGATATCGACGGCGTGACGTGGGTCACGCTCGATGGCGTCGAAGCCTCCCCGGGAACCATCCTGCAGGTGCGGCTCGACGAGGTGGTGGACGACTACGACTTCGCGGCGACCGCGCTCCGTGTCCTCGACTCACCCGCGGCGCCGGCGCCGCCCCGGGCCGGGCGCATTCTCCCGGTTGCCTCGGGGAGCGTGGGGAGCTTCGGGCGGTAG
- a CDS encoding Gfo/Idh/MocA family oxidoreductase, with protein sequence MVSPVRIAVVGAGAISQMAHLPVLAKLRGVQVVALCDNDRAKARALADRFGIPDAFSDIDDLLDYDQLDAAVVATPSHLHEPQVLQLLASGLDVLCERPLSLTAKGIDRILALASRANRKVFVANNHRFRTDVQALARFLTGGELGKLTGVRAGSYHPRGKIEGWRLRRQEAGGGALFEQGFALIDLAMWLADFPAPTRVWAHIERARGANAVEESAMLAVECANGASFSFDLSWAYVGEEDRWWFETLCSRGSARLAPLRVVKELNGKPVDVSPTGAAARESAFIQSYRAELAHFVSAVRGEVDYEAPTDQLLVHRLIEAAYKSAEEGKEVRL encoded by the coding sequence ATGGTCTCACCCGTTCGCATTGCCGTCGTTGGCGCCGGTGCCATCTCCCAGATGGCCCACCTCCCCGTGCTCGCCAAGCTGCGCGGTGTGCAGGTGGTGGCCTTGTGCGACAACGACCGCGCCAAGGCGCGCGCCCTCGCCGATCGCTTCGGGATTCCCGACGCCTTCTCCGACATCGACGACCTGCTCGACTACGACCAGCTCGATGCGGCCGTCGTGGCCACGCCGTCGCACCTGCACGAGCCGCAGGTCTTGCAGCTGCTGGCATCCGGCCTCGACGTCCTGTGCGAGCGGCCGCTGTCGCTCACCGCCAAGGGCATCGACCGTATCCTGGCACTTGCGTCGCGCGCCAACCGCAAGGTCTTCGTCGCCAACAACCATCGCTTCCGCACCGACGTGCAGGCGCTGGCCCGTTTCCTCACGGGCGGTGAGCTGGGCAAGCTCACCGGCGTGCGCGCCGGTTCGTATCACCCGCGCGGCAAGATCGAGGGATGGCGGCTGCGGCGGCAGGAAGCGGGGGGCGGGGCGCTGTTCGAGCAGGGGTTCGCGCTCATCGACCTCGCGATGTGGCTGGCCGATTTCCCCGCGCCCACGCGCGTGTGGGCGCACATCGAGCGCGCGCGCGGCGCCAACGCCGTCGAGGAATCGGCGATGCTCGCCGTGGAGTGCGCCAATGGGGCGTCGTTCTCCTTCGACCTCTCCTGGGCCTATGTGGGCGAGGAGGATCGCTGGTGGTTCGAGACGCTCTGTTCGCGAGGGAGCGCGCGCCTGGCACCGCTGCGCGTGGTGAAGGAACTCAATGGGAAGCCGGTCGACGTTTCGCCAACGGGGGCCGCGGCGCGCGAAAGCGCCTTCATCCAGTCCTACCGCGCCGAGCTGGCACACTTCGTCTCCGCCGTGCGCGGCGAGGTGGACTACGAGGCGCCGACCGACCAACTCCTGGTGCACCGCCTCATCGAGGCGGCCTACAAGTCCGCGGAAGAAGGAAAGGAAGTGCGCCTGTGA
- a CDS encoding D-2-hydroxyacid dehydrogenase translates to MSSPVSSAFAPRRIVIGANAHAELAAALLAKRPDLEIRGNRFTDLTPADLAWGQAYVGFKRPPLPTMGNIRWVHCTGAGVDSWLYPEELPRDILLTRSSESFGPMIAEWAVARALAFSQQLVDLAQCQRLHRWAPRDLTLLRGSKAVIVGTGDVGTACARVFHALGCRVYGVSRSGEGDASIFAAMAQVSALKDMVAIADWLVVTLPLTSSTRRLINRDVLAACRGAVLINAGRGAVIEESALTEALDQGWLKGAALDVFEVEPLPVDSPLWQDTRVMVSPHISGLTTVDGAAAGFLECLAAFEKGERTRWEVDRSREY, encoded by the coding sequence ATGTCGTCGCCCGTCTCGAGCGCCTTTGCCCCGCGTCGCATCGTCATCGGCGCCAACGCGCACGCGGAGCTCGCCGCCGCGCTCCTCGCCAAGCGCCCCGACCTCGAGATCCGCGGCAACCGCTTCACCGACCTCACCCCCGCCGACCTGGCGTGGGGCCAAGCCTATGTCGGCTTCAAGCGCCCGCCGCTCCCAACCATGGGAAACATCCGCTGGGTGCACTGCACCGGCGCCGGCGTCGACTCGTGGCTCTATCCCGAGGAACTCCCGCGCGACATCCTGCTCACGCGCAGCAGCGAGTCGTTTGGGCCAATGATCGCCGAGTGGGCCGTGGCGCGTGCGCTCGCCTTCTCGCAACAACTGGTCGACCTGGCGCAGTGCCAGCGCCTGCACCGCTGGGCGCCGCGCGACCTCACGCTGCTGCGGGGGAGCAAGGCGGTGATCGTCGGGACGGGAGACGTGGGGACGGCATGTGCGCGCGTCTTCCACGCCCTCGGATGCCGCGTGTATGGCGTCTCGCGTTCTGGCGAAGGTGACGCATCGATCTTTGCCGCCATGGCACAAGTCTCGGCGCTCAAGGACATGGTGGCCATCGCCGACTGGCTTGTCGTCACGCTCCCGCTCACGTCGTCCACGCGCCGGCTCATCAACCGCGACGTGCTGGCCGCCTGTCGCGGCGCCGTGCTGATCAACGCCGGCCGCGGCGCCGTCATCGAGGAGTCGGCGCTCACCGAGGCGCTCGACCAGGGATGGCTCAAGGGGGCCGCGCTCGACGTCTTCGAGGTCGAGCCGCTCCCCGTCGACTCGCCGCTCTGGCAGGACACGCGCGTGATGGTCTCCCCGCACATCTCCGGCCTCACCACGGTGGACGGCGCCGCCGCCGGCTTCCTCGAATGCCTCGCCGCCTTCGAGAAGGGCGAGCGCACCAGGTGGGAAGTCGATCGCTCGCGCGAGTACTAG
- a CDS encoding DUF983 domain-containing protein, whose translation MAEGRTGEAGRGTGDVPATGMEGLRDGNEHLELSFAGFSRLFVLAGRAVTLRCPHCGKGPVLVNWFRLRPACGACTRQLERGEPDYFIGGMMFNLILAELLFAGIFVAVLVVMWPTVPWDGISIGAPLGIAIAPILLYPISKLVWLAFDLAFRPERES comes from the coding sequence TTGGCTGAAGGACGCACGGGGGAGGCGGGGCGGGGGACGGGCGATGTCCCGGCGACCGGGATGGAGGGGTTGCGCGATGGCAACGAACACCTCGAGCTCTCGTTTGCTGGTTTCTCCCGCTTGTTTGTCCTCGCGGGGCGCGCGGTCACGCTGCGCTGCCCGCATTGCGGCAAGGGGCCCGTCCTCGTGAACTGGTTCCGCTTGCGCCCGGCGTGCGGCGCCTGCACTCGGCAGTTGGAGCGCGGCGAGCCGGACTACTTCATCGGCGGGATGATGTTCAACCTGATCCTCGCCGAGCTGCTCTTTGCCGGGATCTTCGTCGCCGTCCTGGTGGTCATGTGGCCAACCGTCCCGTGGGACGGGATCTCGATCGGTGCGCCGCTCGGGATCGCCATCGCCCCGATCCTCCTCTATCCCATCTCGAAGCTCGTCTGGCTCGCCTTCGACCTGGCGTTCCGGCCCGAGCGCGAGTCGTGA